In Candidatus Krumholzibacteriia bacterium, a genomic segment contains:
- a CDS encoding M23 family metallopeptidase: MKKSIQNISHPENTPGEGEARSRRESLQGTLPGALFLLFLILLLPALFRIQSESRLLGMEEENQRLHRELASLENRMQELEGSLEETERFEIWTRHLAELAPLDDAALEGGVGGPGLPGFEDVASTLARKLEGLLGRAHVLKQSAEEVYGELLDSREELSRIPSIWPLLKGRTTSRYGRRIDPFTGKPSFHRGLDLGAPKGTPIFSTADGRVRKVRYSNVHFGNTVEVDHGNGFVTRYAHCDRIEVSKGQKVARGDVIAGVGSTGHSTAPHLHYEVIRDDKAMNPRDFILARDFVVD; encoded by the coding sequence ATGAAAAAGTCAATTCAGAATATTTCGCACCCGGAAAACACTCCGGGAGAGGGCGAAGCGCGGTCGAGGCGCGAATCCCTCCAGGGAACCCTGCCGGGAGCCCTGTTTCTGCTATTCCTCATTCTCCTCCTCCCCGCCCTGTTCCGCATCCAGTCGGAGAGTCGTCTTCTGGGCATGGAAGAGGAGAACCAGCGCCTGCACCGGGAACTGGCCTCCCTCGAGAACCGGATGCAGGAACTGGAGGGTTCTCTGGAAGAGACCGAGCGTTTTGAAATCTGGACCCGCCATCTGGCAGAACTTGCGCCTCTTGATGACGCTGCACTGGAAGGTGGTGTCGGTGGGCCGGGGCTACCCGGTTTTGAAGATGTGGCCTCCACTCTTGCCAGAAAGCTGGAAGGGCTACTCGGTCGCGCCCATGTTCTCAAGCAGTCTGCCGAGGAAGTCTATGGTGAGTTGCTGGATTCCCGGGAAGAGTTGAGCCGGATCCCCTCGATCTGGCCCCTGCTCAAGGGACGGACGACCAGCCGCTACGGTCGCAGGATCGATCCCTTTACCGGCAAACCCTCCTTCCACCGCGGACTGGATCTCGGAGCCCCGAAGGGCACCCCGATCTTTTCTACGGCCGACGGGCGGGTGCGGAAAGTGCGCTACTCCAATGTTCACTTCGGAAACACCGTCGAAGTTGATCATGGCAATGGCTTCGTCACCCGCTATGCCCACTGTGACCGGATTGAGGTGAGCAAGGGGCAAAAGGTGGCCCGCGGCGATGTCATCGCAGGGGTAGGAAGTACGGGGCATTCCACTGCTCCGCATCTGCATTACGAGGTGATCCGGGACGACAAGGCCATGAATCCCCGCGATTTCATCCTGGCGAGAGATTTCGTGGTTGACTGA
- a CDS encoding PTS sugar transporter subunit IIA has translation MRLCDYLDESRIFLGLEAGEKNALFAQALGQLEESDLVRDTGQVLRDLELREEIMSTGIGEGVAIPHAQSSGVLQMHLVFLRPSTPLDFDAVDGRPVDLIFLILGPEEQGSDHVKILARISRLIHGEPLRKKLREAGSPAEVLSAIRSHEES, from the coding sequence ATGCGATTGTGCGACTATCTGGATGAAAGCAGGATCTTCCTCGGCCTTGAGGCGGGGGAGAAGAATGCGCTTTTTGCACAGGCACTCGGGCAGCTTGAGGAAAGCGATCTGGTCAGGGACACCGGACAGGTTCTTCGTGATCTTGAACTCCGGGAAGAAATCATGAGTACGGGAATCGGCGAGGGAGTTGCCATCCCTCATGCCCAGTCCTCGGGTGTTCTCCAGATGCACCTGGTCTTCCTCCGTCCCTCGACTCCCCTGGACTTTGATGCGGTGGATGGCCGCCCTGTGGATCTGATCTTCCTGATTCTCGGTCCCGAGGAACAGGGCAGCGATCATGTGAAAATCCTGGCTCGCATTTCCCGTCTGATCCACGGGGAGCCACTGCGCAAGAAGTTGCGGGAAGCAGGAAGTCCCGCGGAAGTTCTATCGGCGATCCGCTCTCACGAGGAAAGCTGA
- a CDS encoding DUF523 domain-containing protein: MNTEHPRKKPVLISTCLLGLNCRYDGKRRAHPQLDALREGFLLIPACPEQMGGLATPRPPAEIESGNGQDVLEGRSRVLDSTGNDLSENFRRGAQASLELARFHSCDTAILKERSPSCGVRQITRKEKVLDEQGVTAALLNREGILLFSDEEDDLMRRLGEN, translated from the coding sequence ATGAATACCGAACATCCCAGGAAAAAACCGGTACTGATCAGCACCTGCCTGCTGGGTCTGAACTGTCGCTATGATGGCAAGCGCCGTGCGCACCCCCAGTTGGACGCGCTCAGGGAGGGCTTCCTTCTGATTCCCGCCTGCCCGGAACAGATGGGGGGTCTGGCCACCCCGCGACCGCCCGCTGAAATTGAATCTGGCAATGGACAGGATGTTCTCGAAGGCAGAAGCCGGGTGCTGGATTCCACGGGAAATGACCTTAGTGAGAATTTCCGGCGAGGGGCGCAGGCCAGTCTGGAACTTGCCCGCTTTCATTCCTGTGACACAGCCATACTCAAGGAAAGAAGCCCTTCCTGTGGAGTGAGGCAGATCACTCGAAAGGAGAAGGTGCTGGATGAACAGGGCGTGACGGCTGCTCTGCTCAATCGCGAGGGAATTCTACTTTTCTCTGACGAGGAAGATGACCTGATGAGGAGGCTGGGTGAAAACTAG
- the sufD gene encoding Fe-S cluster assembly protein SufD — protein sequence MREPGYFEGHFEAFLKTRNREASWIREIRAAGMAHFRELGFPKGAEPNEDCHTLPSAPAELDPARLDAWKFGDSHLLVFLDGSYREELSSPGELPPGVKVGSLRRALSEGNLAPWFGERCRPEREALVALNTAFFDDGAYLHLPRNLSLEKPVHLLFLGSPGKASFPRTLVRLEKGASLQLVECSGSLNGESHFSNAVTEISCASGSRLDHYRIRRENLQAEHYSWTGVGQSHGSRYRSYEVSLGGAKLHSETFAQLEDTRAECQLDGLYLASGKQRMKHRSRVEHLSPDCKTREHYRGILNDKANAAFQGLILVEQGAQHTVAEQKNRNLLLSENAIVESRPELEIHADDVQCSHGSTTGQLDPAQIFFLRSRGIGEETARALLTYAFASEVLDRMELEPLRQTLSAELRRRLPRGETIEASL from the coding sequence ATGAGAGAACCGGGATATTTCGAAGGGCACTTCGAAGCCTTTCTCAAGACCCGAAACCGGGAAGCCTCCTGGATTCGTGAAATCCGTGCTGCGGGAATGGCCCATTTCCGGGAACTTGGCTTCCCGAAAGGGGCGGAGCCGAATGAAGACTGCCACACTCTCCCCTCCGCTCCCGCGGAACTGGATCCTGCCCGGCTCGATGCCTGGAAATTCGGGGATTCCCATTTGCTTGTTTTCCTTGACGGAAGCTACCGGGAAGAACTGTCCAGTCCGGGAGAACTTCCGCCCGGAGTCAAGGTGGGAAGTCTCCGTCGCGCCCTGAGTGAGGGAAATCTGGCACCCTGGTTCGGAGAGCGTTGCCGCCCCGAGAGGGAGGCTCTGGTGGCCCTCAACACGGCCTTCTTCGACGATGGTGCCTATCTTCATCTTCCCCGAAATCTCTCTCTCGAAAAACCCGTGCATCTTCTCTTCCTCGGCTCTCCGGGAAAGGCATCGTTCCCGAGAACGCTGGTCCGGCTGGAGAAGGGAGCTTCCCTGCAACTGGTAGAATGCAGCGGAAGCCTGAACGGGGAGTCTCACTTCAGCAATGCCGTGACCGAGATTTCCTGCGCCTCGGGAAGCCGTCTCGATCACTACCGGATCCGCCGGGAGAATCTACAGGCAGAACACTATTCCTGGACAGGCGTCGGGCAATCCCATGGCAGTCGCTATCGCAGTTACGAGGTATCCCTCGGCGGAGCCAAACTCCACAGTGAAACCTTCGCACAACTGGAAGACACCCGTGCCGAATGCCAGCTCGACGGGCTCTATCTAGCCAGCGGCAAACAGAGGATGAAGCACCGAAGCCGCGTTGAGCACCTGAGCCCCGACTGCAAGACCCGTGAACACTATCGGGGCATTCTCAACGACAAGGCCAACGCAGCCTTCCAGGGACTAATCCTCGTGGAACAGGGCGCCCAGCACACCGTGGCCGAACAGAAGAACCGCAACCTGCTTCTGTCCGAAAACGCAATCGTGGAAAGTCGCCCCGAGTTGGAAATCCACGCAGACGATGTGCAGTGTTCCCATGGTTCGACCACGGGGCAACTCGATCCCGCGCAGATCTTCTTCCTCAGAAGTCGTGGCATCGGGGAAGAAACCGCCCGGGCCCTTTTGACCTATGCCTTTGCCAGTGAAGTTCTCGACCGAATGGAACTGGAGCCATTACGACAGACCCTCAGTGCGGAACTTCGTCGACGGCTTCCCCGGGGGGAAACCATCGAGGCCAGCCTCTAG
- a CDS encoding citrate/2-methylcitrate synthase, translating into MEKAVEFAPGLEGVIANTSGLSFVDGQNGKLYYCGYDIEDLAKHCSFEEASYLLLYGELPDAGQLEAFEQELLAERYLDPHLKSIITLTPRDGHPMAVLQALVAQLAMHDSEIADKSEEAKRRKAIRIIAKIPLVVTYFDNLRRGIRTVEPREDLSHAANYLYMLRGEEPNEQEARVFDVALTLHMDHGCNNSTFTNRVVTSTEADIYTSVVAALGSLSGPLHGGANEKVIHMLESIEEIDEVEPFIEDRIANKEKIMGFGHRVYKVMDPRAKILRLLAADLVVNDPEMNKCLKKANHFYEVAEAQFQAKGKKDLWPNVDFFSGVLYKALGLPRDFFTPVFAISRVVGWLAHHFEQMEDNRIYRPRFHYTGAPLGRDFISTEKR; encoded by the coding sequence ATGGAGAAGGCGGTCGAATTCGCGCCCGGTCTTGAGGGCGTCATTGCCAATACGAGTGGGCTAAGCTTTGTCGATGGTCAAAACGGCAAGCTCTATTACTGCGGCTACGACATTGAGGATCTTGCCAAACACTGCAGTTTTGAGGAAGCGTCCTATCTCCTCCTCTATGGAGAGCTTCCCGACGCCGGGCAGTTGGAGGCTTTCGAGCAGGAGCTTCTGGCAGAGCGCTATCTGGATCCCCACCTGAAGAGCATCATCACCCTGACGCCAAGGGACGGGCATCCCATGGCCGTCTTGCAGGCTCTCGTCGCACAGCTGGCCATGCATGATTCGGAGATCGCCGACAAGTCTGAAGAGGCAAAGCGCCGCAAGGCCATCCGCATTATTGCGAAGATCCCTCTTGTCGTGACCTATTTCGACAACCTTCGCCGGGGAATCCGGACGGTGGAACCCCGGGAGGATCTCAGCCACGCTGCGAACTACCTCTACATGCTTCGCGGGGAAGAGCCCAATGAACAGGAGGCTCGTGTCTTCGATGTGGCCCTGACCCTCCACATGGATCACGGTTGCAACAACTCCACCTTTACCAATCGTGTGGTGACTTCTACGGAGGCAGACATCTACACCTCCGTGGTCGCGGCTCTCGGTTCCCTCTCCGGGCCACTTCACGGAGGAGCGAACGAGAAGGTCATCCACATGCTCGAGAGCATTGAGGAAATCGACGAGGTCGAGCCCTTCATCGAGGACAGGATTGCGAACAAGGAAAAGATCATGGGCTTCGGGCACCGTGTCTACAAGGTCATGGATCCTCGTGCGAAAATCCTCCGTCTTCTGGCTGCCGATCTGGTGGTCAATGACCCGGAGATGAACAAGTGCCTGAAGAAGGCCAACCACTTCTACGAGGTCGCGGAAGCCCAATTCCAGGCGAAGGGCAAGAAGGATCTCTGGCCGAATGTGGACTTCTTCTCGGGAGTTCTCTACAAGGCTCTCGGTTTGCCGAGGGATTTCTTCACGCCGGTCTTTGCGATTTCGAGAGTAGTGGGCTGGCTGGCCCACCATTTCGAGCAGATGGAGGATAACCGGATCTATCGTCCGCGTTTCCATTACACGGGGGCTCCTCTGGGGAGGGACTTTATTTCCACGGAGAAGCGATAG
- a CDS encoding SUF system Fe-S cluster assembly regulator — protein MIRLSKLADYGVVLMIFLADHREQESWSARELSDEVRLPLPTVSKLLRKLAAARILSSRRGVRGGYRLARGAEDISLADILLAIEGPMAVTDCTADDGKRCEHEDGCSARSTWGQVNQRILNSLREVKLAEMGGKLLLGMARSNRNHGEEARK, from the coding sequence TTGATCCGTCTCAGCAAACTGGCCGACTATGGCGTCGTTCTCATGATCTTCCTCGCCGACCACCGGGAACAGGAAAGCTGGTCCGCCCGGGAACTCTCCGACGAGGTGCGCCTCCCCCTGCCCACCGTCAGCAAGCTGCTTCGAAAGCTGGCCGCCGCCCGGATCCTCTCCAGTCGCCGTGGAGTGCGGGGCGGCTATCGCCTTGCACGCGGGGCAGAAGACATCTCTCTTGCGGACATCCTTCTTGCCATCGAAGGCCCCATGGCGGTGACCGACTGCACCGCCGATGACGGAAAGCGCTGCGAACATGAAGACGGCTGTAGCGCACGAAGCACCTGGGGACAGGTCAACCAGCGAATCCTGAACTCTCTCAGGGAAGTGAAGCTCGCGGAAATGGGCGGCAAGTTGCTGCTGGGGATGGCAAGAAGCAACCGCAACCATGGTGAAGAGGCCCGCAAATGA
- a CDS encoding YbbR-like domain-containing protein: MKLTSVLLALLLWAAVNFQDEETRTLQVSLQLPELPDSLMYESTPNPFVSVQFRAKAAALFWLKQIPPRLEVDFAVQEDSEARYVPLNMEALQLSRQFTGDVISISPDHLAVKILKVGEVVLPVHVDIAREPQKPWALEGIPMVRPARVSVRGPANEVQYLLRRGHLYTEALDLTEYREDVELEVAIIPPNITGVQLSEETVKVRLRIEKGDESFTP, encoded by the coding sequence ATGAAATTGACAAGCGTTCTGCTTGCCCTGCTTCTCTGGGCCGCTGTCAACTTTCAGGATGAGGAAACCCGGACCCTGCAGGTCTCTCTTCAGCTCCCCGAACTTCCGGACTCTCTCATGTATGAAAGCACTCCGAACCCCTTTGTCAGTGTCCAGTTTCGAGCAAAGGCCGCCGCACTGTTCTGGCTGAAGCAGATTCCCCCTCGCCTGGAAGTCGATTTTGCGGTCCAGGAGGATTCCGAGGCTCGTTATGTCCCCCTGAACATGGAAGCACTCCAGTTATCAAGGCAGTTCACGGGAGATGTGATCAGCATTTCTCCGGATCATCTGGCCGTGAAGATTCTCAAGGTCGGCGAAGTGGTCTTGCCCGTCCATGTGGACATTGCAAGAGAGCCGCAGAAGCCCTGGGCCCTGGAGGGAATCCCCATGGTCAGGCCCGCGAGGGTGAGTGTCCGGGGGCCGGCCAACGAGGTTCAGTACCTTCTCCGCCGAGGACATCTCTACACCGAAGCTCTGGATCTGACGGAGTATCGGGAGGATGTGGAACTGGAGGTGGCGATCATCCCGCCGAATATTACTGGCGTTCAGTTGAGCGAAGAGACCGTGAAAGTGCGGCTTCGAATCGAAAAGGGAGATGAGTCCTTCACACCTTGA
- the sufC gene encoding Fe-S cluster assembly ATPase SufC: MLEIRDLRARVGDKEILKGVNLTIKPGEVHAIMGPNGSGKSTLSQILGGNEAFEVTGGQVLYEGRNLLALPPEERAREGLFLAFQYPVEIPGVSNLYFLRTAINAQRKHRGEKELDAMDFLDLAQEKMDLFGLDRKLMIRSLNVGFSGGEKKRNEGFQMAMLEPKLAVLDETDSGLDIDALKVVAQGVNSLRSPERSQLVITHYQRLLDYIIPDVVHVLSGGRILMTGGKELALELEKNGYGWISEKVKRA, translated from the coding sequence ATGCTGGAGATTCGTGATTTAAGAGCTCGCGTGGGCGATAAAGAGATTCTCAAGGGAGTCAACCTGACCATCAAGCCGGGAGAGGTTCACGCCATCATGGGCCCGAACGGTTCGGGCAAAAGCACCCTCTCCCAGATCCTGGGAGGGAATGAAGCCTTTGAGGTAACCGGAGGCCAAGTGCTCTATGAGGGACGCAACCTGCTGGCGCTTCCTCCTGAAGAGCGAGCGCGGGAAGGTCTCTTTCTGGCCTTTCAGTACCCCGTAGAAATCCCGGGTGTCAGCAACCTCTATTTCCTTCGCACCGCGATCAATGCCCAAAGGAAACACCGGGGCGAGAAGGAACTGGACGCCATGGACTTTCTGGATCTTGCCCAGGAAAAGATGGACCTCTTCGGACTCGACCGGAAGCTCATGATTCGCTCCCTGAATGTCGGTTTCTCCGGCGGGGAAAAGAAGCGCAATGAAGGTTTCCAGATGGCCATGCTGGAACCGAAACTCGCGGTTCTTGATGAGACTGACTCCGGTCTCGACATCGATGCCCTGAAGGTCGTGGCACAAGGAGTGAATTCCCTTCGAAGCCCGGAACGCTCCCAACTGGTGATCACGCACTACCAGCGCCTTCTTGACTACATCATACCGGATGTCGTGCATGTTCTCAGCGGCGGGCGCATCCTGATGACCGGCGGCAAGGAACTCGCTCTGGAGCTGGAGAAGAACGGCTACGGATGGATCAGCGAAAAGGTAAAGAGGGCATGA
- a CDS encoding N-acetylmuramoyl-L-alanine amidase produces the protein MKTRVIALLCLLPLLALARPEITGIRHSSQKDKTRVVIDLSSSSHYELSTRSNPERLVLDLPGVRFATSLRPRTVSSAEVKTIRSNKLRRGAQVVLDLQGAQKYKVFSLNAVPGKKPHRIVLDVFPALRGPVRAQKPAPFKERDIVIVLDPGHGGEDPGAIRGKLREKSIVLDIAKRMKKEFSGMSGYRVILTREKDKTLSLGERRRIASRAGGDLLLSIHCNTAPNSRARGQEVFYLSLRGASSRKAQVLADRENRADLAGGVISEGRQSVQLVLDERMKRVLARSYSMANEAHRLARKTPGMKSRGVKRAGLAICKTVDMPSILVETGFLSNSRDRELLGSKQGRQKMANWLVDSVDRYFRKNASSLKDPLFSKRKKLVYRVRKGDNLSSIARRNGVSLKELKEVNGLNSSNRIFPGQRLVVLGDKERKILHQVRKGETLSGIARQYGVSMRKIMRDNRIRSPHLIRVGQKILVKG, from the coding sequence GTGAAAACTAGAGTCATTGCTCTTCTCTGTCTCCTTCCCCTTCTGGCCTTGGCTCGTCCGGAGATCACCGGCATCCGGCATTCCAGCCAGAAGGACAAGACCCGCGTGGTCATTGACCTCAGTTCCTCGTCCCATTACGAACTGAGTACAAGATCGAACCCGGAACGCCTGGTCCTTGACCTGCCCGGGGTTCGCTTTGCCACCTCGCTTCGCCCCCGGACGGTGTCGAGCGCAGAAGTGAAGACAATTCGTTCCAACAAGCTGAGGCGAGGAGCCCAGGTGGTTCTGGATCTTCAGGGGGCACAGAAGTACAAGGTTTTCTCTCTGAACGCCGTCCCCGGCAAGAAACCCCATCGCATTGTGCTGGATGTCTTTCCCGCTCTTCGAGGCCCGGTCCGCGCCCAAAAACCAGCTCCCTTCAAAGAGCGGGACATTGTGATTGTCCTGGACCCCGGCCATGGTGGGGAAGACCCGGGAGCCATCCGCGGCAAGCTCCGGGAAAAGAGCATCGTTCTCGATATTGCCAAAAGGATGAAGAAGGAGTTCTCAGGGATGTCCGGCTATCGGGTGATCCTGACCCGCGAAAAGGACAAGACCCTTTCCCTGGGAGAACGTCGCCGCATTGCCAGTCGTGCTGGCGGCGATCTTCTCCTGAGCATTCACTGCAACACGGCCCCCAATTCCCGGGCGCGGGGGCAGGAAGTCTTCTACCTGTCGCTTCGCGGGGCAAGCAGTCGAAAGGCACAGGTTCTGGCGGATCGGGAAAACAGGGCCGATCTTGCTGGGGGAGTCATCAGCGAGGGAAGGCAGTCCGTGCAGTTGGTCCTCGATGAGAGGATGAAGAGGGTTCTGGCACGAAGTTATTCCATGGCGAATGAGGCTCATCGTCTTGCCCGCAAAACCCCCGGCATGAAGAGCCGCGGAGTGAAAAGGGCGGGTCTTGCGATCTGCAAGACAGTTGACATGCCCTCGATTCTTGTGGAGACCGGCTTTCTGAGCAATTCGAGGGATCGGGAACTTCTGGGGAGCAAGCAGGGGCGGCAAAAGATGGCCAACTGGCTTGTCGATTCCGTGGACCGCTATTTCCGCAAGAACGCCAGTTCTCTCAAGGATCCGCTCTTTTCCAAGAGGAAAAAGCTGGTCTATCGTGTTCGGAAAGGGGACAATCTCAGTTCCATTGCGAGAAGAAACGGGGTGAGCCTGAAGGAACTGAAAGAGGTCAACGGGCTGAATTCCTCAAACCGGATTTTTCCCGGACAGAGACTTGTGGTGCTTGGGGACAAGGAACGAAAGATCCTGCACCAGGTAAGGAAAGGGGAAACCCTTTCGGGGATTGCAAGACAGTACGGCGTGAGCATGAGAAAAATCATGCGAGATAACCGCATCAGGAGCCCTCACCTGATTCGGGTGGGTCAGAAAATCCTGGTCAAGGGATAA
- the sufB gene encoding Fe-S cluster assembly protein SufB codes for MSERKQNEKDLLRGIADQEYRYGFVTDIESDTIPPGLSEETIRLISDKKEEPDWLLEYRLKAFRHWQTLSEPMWAKVDYEPIDYQAISYYSAPKKKKGLKSLEEVDPELRDTFDKLGIPLDEQKRLSGVAVDAVFDSVSVATTFRDKLAEQDIIFCPFSEAVREHPDLVRKYLGSVVPYTDNFFAALNSAVFSDGSFVYIPPGVSCPMELSTYFRINAAQTGQFERTLIVADEGSSVSYLEGCTAPMRDENQLHAAIVELVALKDAKIKYSTVQNWYPGDEEGRGGIYNFVTKRGLCAGDRSKISWTQVETGSAITWKYPGCVLKGDDSIGEFYSVALSNRLQQADTGTKMVHIGKNTKSTIISKGISAGRGQQTYRGLVRIGSKAENARNYTQCDSLLIGDRCGAHTFPVIETRNPGAKVEHEASASKIGEDQLFYCLQRGIAAEDAVSMIVNGFCKEVFEELPMEFAVEAQKLLGVSLEGSVG; via the coding sequence ATGAGTGAGAGAAAGCAGAACGAGAAGGATCTTCTTCGAGGAATTGCCGATCAGGAGTACCGCTACGGCTTCGTCACCGATATTGAGTCGGACACGATCCCGCCGGGTCTGAGCGAAGAGACCATTCGTCTGATTTCCGATAAGAAAGAGGAGCCGGACTGGCTTCTTGAGTATCGACTGAAGGCTTTCCGCCACTGGCAGACCCTGAGCGAACCGATGTGGGCCAAGGTGGACTATGAACCCATCGACTACCAGGCCATCAGCTATTACTCGGCTCCAAAGAAGAAGAAAGGCCTGAAGAGCCTGGAAGAAGTGGATCCAGAGCTTCGCGACACCTTTGACAAGTTGGGGATTCCCCTGGATGAACAGAAGCGGCTTTCCGGTGTCGCCGTGGATGCCGTTTTCGACAGCGTATCGGTCGCCACGACCTTCCGGGACAAGCTGGCCGAGCAGGACATCATCTTCTGCCCGTTTTCCGAAGCGGTTCGCGAACATCCCGATCTGGTCCGGAAGTATCTGGGCTCGGTGGTCCCCTACACCGACAACTTCTTTGCGGCACTCAATTCTGCCGTCTTTTCCGATGGTTCCTTTGTCTACATTCCCCCGGGTGTCAGCTGCCCCATGGAGCTTTCCACCTACTTCCGCATCAATGCGGCACAAACCGGGCAGTTCGAGCGAACCCTGATTGTCGCCGATGAGGGAAGTTCCGTCAGTTATCTGGAAGGCTGCACCGCTCCCATGCGCGACGAAAACCAGTTGCATGCCGCAATCGTGGAACTGGTCGCTCTCAAGGACGCGAAGATCAAGTACTCCACGGTGCAAAACTGGTATCCCGGGGACGAGGAAGGGCGAGGGGGCATCTACAACTTTGTCACCAAGCGCGGGCTTTGCGCAGGAGATCGTTCGAAGATATCCTGGACACAGGTGGAAACCGGCTCGGCCATTACCTGGAAGTATCCGGGCTGTGTGCTCAAGGGCGATGACTCGATCGGCGAGTTCTATTCCGTGGCTCTCTCGAACCGCCTTCAGCAGGCCGACACCGGGACGAAGATGGTTCACATCGGGAAAAACACGAAGAGCACGATCATCTCCAAGGGCATCTCGGCGGGACGCGGGCAGCAGACCTACCGGGGTCTTGTGCGCATCGGGAGCAAGGCGGAGAATGCGAGAAACTACACACAATGTGACTCCCTGCTCATCGGGGATCGCTGTGGCGCGCACACCTTCCCCGTGATCGAAACCCGAAACCCCGGTGCCAAGGTAGAGCATGAAGCCTCCGCCTCGAAAATCGGAGAAGACCAACTCTTCTACTGCCTTCAGAGGGGAATCGCAGCGGAAGATGCGGTCAGCATGATCGTCAACGGTTTCTGCAAAGAGGTCTTTGAGGAACTGCCGATGGAGTTTGCCGTGGAAGCACAGAAGCTCCTCGGTGTCAGTCTTGAAGGAAGCGTTGGATAG
- a CDS encoding aromatic amino acid ammonia-lyase — protein MSVVLSGQDLTIESLVSVARLGEKVALHPEALERIRRCRAFIEERIEAREIMYGVNTGIGEFSEVVLDDDQVREFQKYLIYNHSAGIGEPAPIEHVRGAMLLRANVHANGHSACRPEITQALIDMLNTGVTPVVCEKGSVGACGDLAPMSQIALVLMGEGEVFFEGEKLPSAEGLKKAGLEAPGLEARDGLATINGSNLITAIGMLTVYDAERWILQAEIAAAMSLEALKANLKPYDERLHELRGFPGAVTSAKNLKKLIEGSDLQSGKEKTRVQDAYSMRSTPQVIGAARDQLRWTREQLEIEANGVGDNPVFLPEDETVLTGANFQGTPMSMPLDHLGGAITMVCVLSERRMNRLTNPALSAGLPPFLTKGAGMFSGLMLSQYTADMQIVEQKILATPAYFQSIPAAADQEDFVSMGMNSALKTRKILDIAAGVLGIEFFAAAQALDLRDYDPGQGSRAARDTIREEVDFLDVDRPLYPEHNRLQKMVSECRILEAVEKVTGELDR, from the coding sequence ATGTCTGTCGTTCTAAGCGGTCAGGATCTGACCATCGAATCCCTGGTTTCTGTTGCTCGTCTCGGTGAAAAAGTGGCACTTCATCCGGAAGCTCTCGAGCGCATCCGTCGATGCCGGGCCTTCATTGAAGAGCGCATCGAGGCTCGCGAGATCATGTATGGAGTCAATACCGGGATCGGGGAGTTTTCCGAGGTCGTGCTCGATGACGATCAGGTCCGGGAATTCCAGAAGTACCTCATCTACAACCACTCGGCCGGCATCGGGGAGCCTGCGCCGATCGAACATGTTCGCGGTGCCATGTTGCTCCGGGCCAATGTCCATGCCAATGGCCACTCCGCCTGCAGACCCGAGATTACCCAGGCCCTGATCGACATGCTCAACACCGGCGTTACCCCGGTGGTCTGCGAGAAGGGATCCGTGGGAGCCTGTGGCGACCTGGCCCCGATGAGCCAGATTGCCCTGGTCTTGATGGGAGAGGGGGAGGTCTTTTTCGAAGGTGAGAAGCTGCCCTCGGCAGAGGGTCTGAAGAAGGCGGGCCTGGAGGCTCCGGGTCTGGAGGCTCGCGACGGTCTGGCCACGATCAACGGTTCAAACCTGATTACCGCCATCGGAATGCTGACCGTCTACGATGCCGAGCGCTGGATCCTGCAGGCTGAAATCGCCGCCGCCATGAGTCTCGAGGCCCTGAAGGCCAACCTGAAGCCCTATGATGAGCGGCTTCACGAATTGAGGGGCTTCCCGGGTGCTGTCACTTCGGCGAAAAACCTGAAGAAGCTGATCGAGGGCAGTGACCTGCAGAGCGGGAAGGAAAAGACTCGCGTGCAAGATGCCTATTCCATGCGTTCCACGCCGCAAGTCATCGGTGCGGCCCGAGACCAGTTGCGCTGGACTCGCGAGCAACTGGAGATCGAGGCCAATGGAGTGGGCGACAATCCGGTATTCCTGCCGGAGGACGAGACCGTTCTGACGGGAGCCAATTTCCAGGGAACGCCGATGAGCATGCCTCTGGACCATCTCGGTGGTGCCATCACCATGGTCTGTGTCCTCTCCGAGCGGCGCATGAACCGTCTGACCAATCCTGCACTCAGCGCCGGACTTCCTCCATTTCTGACAAAGGGAGCGGGGATGTTTTCCGGCCTGATGCTCAGCCAGTACACGGCCGACATGCAGATCGTCGAGCAGAAGATCCTCGCTACTCCGGCCTACTTCCAGAGCATTCCCGCAGCGGCCGACCAGGAGGATTTCGTCTCCATGGGAATGAACTCCGCCCTGAAGACCCGCAAGATCCTCGACATCGCAGCCGGGGTTCTCGGGATCGAGTTCTTTGCCGCCGCACAGGCTCTCGATCTGCGGGACTATGATCCCGGGCAGGGCAGCCGGGCCGCAAGAGATACCATCCGCGAGGAGGTGGATTTCCTCGATGTAGACCGTCCCCTCTATCCCGAACACAATCGCCTGCAGAAAATGGTCTCGGAATGCCGGATTCTCGAGGCGGTGGAGAAGGTGACCGGCGAGCTTGATCGCTAG